The following are encoded in a window of Amaranthus tricolor cultivar Red isolate AtriRed21 chromosome 2, ASM2621246v1, whole genome shotgun sequence genomic DNA:
- the LOC130805539 gene encoding uncharacterized protein LOC130805539 — MVATLSNKIKTSGYLSISDDENQMWETMAETIRTVYKESWWWNEEVQKKIKDKNRRFKELMACTEVEDRTLKKEMYKEKKRAAKKVVAEAINLVFEDFYQKLDTREGEKYIFKLAKARSRQKKDLGTMKFIKDEGGQVLLRQEDIKLRWHQYFAQLLNEISGLKEEI, encoded by the exons ATGGTTGCAACCTTGTCAAACAAAATCAAGACGTCGGGCTACCTAAGTATATCAGATGATGAAAATCAGATGTGGGAGACCATGGCAGAAACCATTCGAACG GTGTACAAAGAATCGTGGTGGTGGAACGAAGAAGTgcaaaagaagataaaggacaAAAACAGGAGATTCAAGGAGCTCATGGCTTGCACGGAGGTGGAGGATAGGACACTTAAGAAGGAAAtgtataaagaaaaaaaacggGCGGCAAAGAAAGTAGTAGCGGAGGCAATAAATCTTGTGTTTGAAGACTTTTATCAAAAGCTTGATACCAGAGAGGGGGAgaagtatatttttaagttggcaaaaGCAAGATCTAGGCAGAAGAAGGACTTAGGGACAATGAAGTTCATTAAGGATGAAGGTGGACAAGTACTCCTTAGACAAGAAGACATCAAATTGAGATGGCATCAATATTTTGCCCAACTTCTCAATGAGATTAGTGGTCTAAAGGAGGAAATCTGA